Proteins found in one Nitrosopumilus maritimus SCM1 genomic segment:
- a CDS encoding N-formylglutamate amidohydrolase → MKKFPVLLSIPHGGLKKPAELDGHLTITNKDLFDDADPFVIELYDLGDKVQRVIKTDIARAFVDLNRSLQDMPPDNPDGLIKSMTCYEKPIYIKGKEPNESLRDLLVEFYYMPYHRALQKSFSELDLQLCLDCHSMASVAPGISPDGANKKRPLFCLSNQDGKTCSDEMLELLADCISSSYSIDRKEISLNDPFHGGHITKTYGNNPLPWIQIEMNRSLYLSPPWFDQESLSVENTHLQKLNKQFENSLELFFSEIRTL, encoded by the coding sequence ATGAAAAAATTTCCAGTATTGCTATCCATTCCCCATGGAGGATTGAAAAAACCTGCAGAGCTTGATGGACATTTAACAATCACAAACAAAGATTTGTTTGATGATGCTGATCCTTTTGTCATAGAACTATATGACTTGGGAGACAAAGTACAACGTGTAATTAAGACCGATATTGCAAGAGCGTTTGTAGATCTTAATCGTTCCCTACAAGACATGCCTCCAGATAATCCTGATGGTTTGATAAAAAGCATGACTTGTTATGAAAAACCAATTTACATCAAAGGAAAAGAACCTAATGAGTCTCTAAGAGATTTGCTTGTTGAATTTTATTACATGCCATATCATAGAGCACTTCAAAAGAGTTTTTCAGAACTGGATTTGCAGTTATGTCTTGATTGTCATTCTATGGCATCTGTAGCACCTGGAATTTCACCTGATGGTGCCAACAAAAAAAGACCATTGTTTTGCCTTTCAAATCAGGATGGAAAAACATGTTCAGATGAAATGCTTGAACTTTTAGCTGATTGTATCTCTAGTTCATATTCAATTGATAGAAAAGAAATATCTCTAAATGACCCATTTCATGGAGGTCACATCACAAAGACATATGGAAATAACCCCTTACCATGGATTCAAATTGAGATGAACCGTTCACTATATTTGTCTCCACCCTGGTTTGATCAAGAATCTCTTTCTGTAGAAAACACACATCTTCAAAAACTAAACAAACAATTTGAAAATTCATTAGAACTTTTCTTTTCAGAAATTAGAACTCTGTAA